From the genome of Synchiropus splendidus isolate RoL2022-P1 chromosome 17, RoL_Sspl_1.0, whole genome shotgun sequence, one region includes:
- the LOC128749002 gene encoding proto-oncogene DBL isoform X1, producing MAESSPLRGFPRLRRAATSFPGNLHLVLVLRPTNLFNSAPSPSSSTDLGFRFSQDDFLLKMPVVMLRSVGDLLRYIDENQLASDFTGKAEYCRSDWIVLRSAIESFAVTVKDIAQLLQGFGAEISETELPDEANAIEFLLHSHTHRYRQMKDDIRSVLKEGRLLLSNLETVKSSKRDVEDDRDMQADMNTVQRLLAQLRDMEEAFDGFFEKHHLKLQQYHQLLHYETNFHQMEEELEKLLAQERGIADVGTTVVQTEQLLKELEMLDKQAEEQMGRAQIVILHGHQLAANHHYALALIIQRCNELRHLCDVITNSVRIKRASLTRARDLLLRLEEALRWCDEGAYLLASQMVDKFQTKEGAQEALQYLSCHQERAPSAVKNSQDTLSLDFEAIVTPQLQSQISMVTEKLKSMQCMIRNREQCLRKLADVQVRPIQLVAPRPELDSTLQRCKSPLFSPKHVDFNVLNSKFSFDLLPGKRAARRNSSQRKIEVMHDYQGNRSCLYGPLSETDSEAEDNPEQVTRHIMKELIATERIYVDELLSVLLGYRAEMEDPSMLSLLPPALHSQKDVLFGNMPEIYQFHSRIFLQDLQACLETPERVGACFLQRKEKFQVYERYCQNKPRSELLWRQCSDSPFFQECQKKLDHKLGLDSYLLKPVQRLTKYQLLLKELLKRCPETQYHAELQEALDSMLELLKSVNDSMHQIAITGYQGDLSQLGRVVMQGGFSVWISHKRAAVRMKELARFKPMQRHLFLYDHALLFCKRRDEDNRDRTPFYSFKSCLRMSSVGITENVKGDVKKFEVWYSGREVVYIVQAPTVEVKVAWLAGIKKVIASQQKLLQDEAPSLQLSDSLLSDSASEMCVSWGGASSGACSACLPVPHSSTTTSHKFKGEESVHTSPAHSEPVVQSPRRSWPPPAHTVAICEGLEDWGATDLSTLSDSEEEELPAPLVAGRYRVLVESSMASADDIIFNCGDVIQLLHEDSSGLWMVKNISRDEEGRVLPEDLHRILGETC from the exons ACATCCTTCCCTGGTAATCTGCATCTGGTCCTGGTGCTGCGCCCGACCAACCTGTTCAACTCGGCCCCCAGTCCGTCCTCCAGCACTGATCTGGGCTTCCGCTTCAGCCAGGATGACTTCCTGTTGAAGATGCCG GTGGTGATGCTGCGGTCAGTGGGGGACCTGCTGCGCTACATCGATGAAAACCAGCTGGCCTCTGACTTCACTGGGAAGGCCGAGTACTGCCGCAGCGACTGGATCGTCCTGCGCTCG GCGATTGAAAGTTTCGCTGTGACTGTGAAGGACATCGCTCAGCTGCTACAGGGTTTCGGGGCAGAGATATCTGAGACTGAACTTCCAGATGAAGCGAATGCCATCGAGTTCCTGctgcactctcacacacaccgctACAGACAGATGAAG GATGACATCCGCAGCGTGCTGAAGGAAGGGCGCCTTCTGCTGTCCAACCTGGAGACCGTCAAGAGCTCGAAGAGGGACGTGGAGGACGACAGAGACATGCAGGCGGACATGAACACGGTCCAGAG GCTGCTCGCTCAGCTCAGAGACATGGAGGAGGCGTTTGACGGCTTTTTTGAGAAGCACCACCTCAAGCTGCAGCAGTACCACCAGCTCCTGCACTACGAGACAAACTTCCATCAG ATggaagaagagctggagaaaCTCTTGGCACAGGAGAGGGGAATCGCCGACGTCGGAACGACGGTGGTGCAGacggagcagctgctgaaagAGCTGGAGATGCTGGACAAACAAGCTGAG GAGCAAATGGGTCGAGCACAGATCGTCATCCTCCACGGACACCAGCTAGCAGCCAACCACCACTACGCTCTGGCGCTGATCATCCAGCGATGCAATGAGCTGCGGCATCTCTGTGACGTCATCACGAACAGTGTGCGGATAAAGCGAGCGTCGCTCACTCGCGCGCGAGACCTGCTGCTGCGACTCGAGGAG gccCTGCGTTGGTGCGATGAAGGTGCGTACCTCCTGGCGAGCCAGATGGTGGACAAGTTTCAGACCAAAGAGGGGGCCCAGGAAGCGCTGCAGTACCTGAGCTGTCACCAGGAGAGGGCGCCAAGCGCCGTGAAAAACAGCCAGGACACTTTAAGCCTCGATTTTGAAGCCATCGTGACGCCCCAGCTGCAG TCTCAGATCTCCATGGTAACAGAGAAGCTGAAGTCCATGCAGTGCATGATCAGGAACAGGGAGCAGTGCCTGAGGAAGCTGGCTGATGTTCAGGTCCGACCCATCCAACTCGTGGCCCCCAGACCCGAACTGGACTCCACCTTGCAGCGCTGCAAGTCTCCCCTATTCTCCCCCAAACACG TGGACTTCAATGTGCTGAACTCCAAATTCTCCTTCGACCTGCTTCCTGGCAAGAGAGCTGCGAGGAGAAACAGCAGTCAAAGAAAG ATCGAGGTGATGCACGACTACCAGGGAAACCGCAGCTGCCTGTACGGACCCCTGTCGGAGACGGACTCGGAGGCCGAGGACAACCCTGAGCAAGTCACTCG CCACATAATGAAGGAGCTGATCGCCACCGAGAGGATCTACGTGGACGAGCTGCTCTCCGTCCTGCTG GGCTACAGAGCTGAAATGGAGGACCCGTCGATGCTGAGCCTTCTCCCCCCGGCTCTCCACAGTCAGAAGGACGTGCTTTTCGGCAACATGCCAGAGATTTATCAGTTCCACAGCAG GATCTTCCTCCAGGACCTGCAGGCCTGTCTTGAGACTCCAGAGAGAGTGGGGGCTTGTTTCCTGCAACGG AAGGAGAAGTTTCAGGTTTACGAGCGCTACTGCCAAAACAAGCCTCGCTCAGAGCTGCTGTGGAGGCAGTGCTCCGACTCGCCCTTCTTCCAG GAGTGTCAGAAGAAATTGGACCACAAACTTGGACTGGACTCGTACCTCCTGAAACCAGTCCAGCGTCTCACCAAGTACCAGCTGCTTCTCAAG GAGCTGCTGAAGCGCTGTCCGGAGACGCAGTACCACGCTGAACTGCAGGAAGCGCTGGACTCCATGCTGGAGTTGCTGAAGTCCGTCAACGACTCCATGCATCAGATCGCCATCACTGGCTATCAG GGTGACCTCAGCCAGCTGGGCCGCGTGGTGATGCAGGGGGGCTTCAGTGTGTGGATCAGCCACAAGAGGGCGGCAGTGAGGATGAAGGAGCTGGCCCGCTTCAAGCCCATGCAGAGGCACCTCTTCCTCTACGACCACGCGCTGCTCTTCTGCAAGCGCCGCGACGAGGACAATCGCGACAGGACGCCCTTCTACAGCTTCAAGTCCTGCCTCAGG ATGAGTTCGGTGGGAATCACCGAGAACGTGAAAGGAGACGTGAAGAAGTTCGAGGTCTGGTACAGTGGCCGAGAGGTGGTGTACATCGTCCAG GCTCCGACGGTCGAGGTGAAGGTGGCCTGGCTCGCTGGGATCAAGAAGGTCATCGCCAGCCAGCAGAAGCTTCTTCAAG ATGAGGCTCCCTCCCTGCAGCTCTCCGACAGCCTCCTCTCCGACAG TGCATCAGAGATGTGTGTGTCGTGGGGCGGAGCGTCGTCGGGGGCCTGCTCAGCGTGTCTCCCTGTCCCTCacagctccaccaccaccagccaCAAGTTCAAGGGGGAGGAGTCCGTACACACCAGCCCCGCCCACTCCGAGCCCGTGGTCCAGTCCCCGCGTCGCA GCTGGCCTCCCCCTGCTCACACTGTAGCCATCTGTGAGGGACTGGAAGACTGGGGGGCGACCGACCTGTCCACCCTGTCCgactcggaggaggaggagctgcccgCACCCCTG gttGCGGGCAGGTACCGGGTGCTGGTGGAGAGCAGCATGGCGAgcgctgatgacatcatcttcaACTGTGGTGATGTCATCCAGCTGCTGCACGAGGATTCCTCAGGACTGTG gatgGTGAAGAACATCAGCCGGGACGAGGAAGGACGGGTTTTGCCCGAGGACCTGCACAGGATCCTGGGAGAGACCTGCTGA
- the LOC128749002 gene encoding proto-oncogene DBL isoform X2 produces the protein MAESSPLRGFPRLRRAATSFPGNLHLVLVLRPTNLFNSAPSPSSSTDLGFRFSQDDFLLKMPVVMLRSVGDLLRYIDENQLASDFTGKAEYCRSDWIVLRSAIESFAVTVKDIAQLLQGFGAEISETELPDEANAIEFLLHSHTHRYRQMKDDIRSVLKEGRLLLSNLETVKSSKRDVEDDRDMQADMNTVQRLLAQLRDMEEAFDGFFEKHHLKLQQYHQLLHYETNFHQMEEELEKLLAQERGIADVGTTVVQTEQLLKELEMLDKQAEEQMGRAQIVILHGHQLAANHHYALALIIQRCNELRHLCDVITNSVRIKRASLTRARDLLLRLEEALRWCDEGAYLLASQMVDKFQTKEGAQEALQYLSCHQERAPSAVKNSQDTLSLDFEAIVTPQLQSQISMVTEKLKSMQCMIRNREQCLRKLADVQVRPIQLVAPRPELDSTLQRCKSPLFSPKHVDFNVLNSKFSFDLLPGKRAARRNSSQRKIEVMHDYQGNRSCLYGPLSETDSEAEDNPEQVTRHIMKELIATERIYVDELLSVLLGYRAEMEDPSMLSLLPPALHSQKDVLFGNMPEIYQFHSRIFLQDLQACLETPERVGACFLQRKEKFQVYERYCQNKPRSELLWRQCSDSPFFQECQKKLDHKLGLDSYLLKPVQRLTKYQLLLKELLKRCPETQYHAELQEALDSMLELLKSVNDSMHQIAITGYQGDLSQLGRVVMQGGFSVWISHKRAAVRMKELARFKPMQRHLFLYDHALLFCKRRDEDNRDRTPFYSFKSCLRMSSVGITENVKGDVKKFEVWYSGREVVYIVQAPTVEVKVAWLAGIKKVIASQQKLLQDEAPSLQLSDSLLSDSSTTTSHKFKGEESVHTSPAHSEPVVQSPRRSWPPPAHTVAICEGLEDWGATDLSTLSDSEEEELPAPLVAGRYRVLVESSMASADDIIFNCGDVIQLLHEDSSGLWMVKNISRDEEGRVLPEDLHRILGETC, from the exons ACATCCTTCCCTGGTAATCTGCATCTGGTCCTGGTGCTGCGCCCGACCAACCTGTTCAACTCGGCCCCCAGTCCGTCCTCCAGCACTGATCTGGGCTTCCGCTTCAGCCAGGATGACTTCCTGTTGAAGATGCCG GTGGTGATGCTGCGGTCAGTGGGGGACCTGCTGCGCTACATCGATGAAAACCAGCTGGCCTCTGACTTCACTGGGAAGGCCGAGTACTGCCGCAGCGACTGGATCGTCCTGCGCTCG GCGATTGAAAGTTTCGCTGTGACTGTGAAGGACATCGCTCAGCTGCTACAGGGTTTCGGGGCAGAGATATCTGAGACTGAACTTCCAGATGAAGCGAATGCCATCGAGTTCCTGctgcactctcacacacaccgctACAGACAGATGAAG GATGACATCCGCAGCGTGCTGAAGGAAGGGCGCCTTCTGCTGTCCAACCTGGAGACCGTCAAGAGCTCGAAGAGGGACGTGGAGGACGACAGAGACATGCAGGCGGACATGAACACGGTCCAGAG GCTGCTCGCTCAGCTCAGAGACATGGAGGAGGCGTTTGACGGCTTTTTTGAGAAGCACCACCTCAAGCTGCAGCAGTACCACCAGCTCCTGCACTACGAGACAAACTTCCATCAG ATggaagaagagctggagaaaCTCTTGGCACAGGAGAGGGGAATCGCCGACGTCGGAACGACGGTGGTGCAGacggagcagctgctgaaagAGCTGGAGATGCTGGACAAACAAGCTGAG GAGCAAATGGGTCGAGCACAGATCGTCATCCTCCACGGACACCAGCTAGCAGCCAACCACCACTACGCTCTGGCGCTGATCATCCAGCGATGCAATGAGCTGCGGCATCTCTGTGACGTCATCACGAACAGTGTGCGGATAAAGCGAGCGTCGCTCACTCGCGCGCGAGACCTGCTGCTGCGACTCGAGGAG gccCTGCGTTGGTGCGATGAAGGTGCGTACCTCCTGGCGAGCCAGATGGTGGACAAGTTTCAGACCAAAGAGGGGGCCCAGGAAGCGCTGCAGTACCTGAGCTGTCACCAGGAGAGGGCGCCAAGCGCCGTGAAAAACAGCCAGGACACTTTAAGCCTCGATTTTGAAGCCATCGTGACGCCCCAGCTGCAG TCTCAGATCTCCATGGTAACAGAGAAGCTGAAGTCCATGCAGTGCATGATCAGGAACAGGGAGCAGTGCCTGAGGAAGCTGGCTGATGTTCAGGTCCGACCCATCCAACTCGTGGCCCCCAGACCCGAACTGGACTCCACCTTGCAGCGCTGCAAGTCTCCCCTATTCTCCCCCAAACACG TGGACTTCAATGTGCTGAACTCCAAATTCTCCTTCGACCTGCTTCCTGGCAAGAGAGCTGCGAGGAGAAACAGCAGTCAAAGAAAG ATCGAGGTGATGCACGACTACCAGGGAAACCGCAGCTGCCTGTACGGACCCCTGTCGGAGACGGACTCGGAGGCCGAGGACAACCCTGAGCAAGTCACTCG CCACATAATGAAGGAGCTGATCGCCACCGAGAGGATCTACGTGGACGAGCTGCTCTCCGTCCTGCTG GGCTACAGAGCTGAAATGGAGGACCCGTCGATGCTGAGCCTTCTCCCCCCGGCTCTCCACAGTCAGAAGGACGTGCTTTTCGGCAACATGCCAGAGATTTATCAGTTCCACAGCAG GATCTTCCTCCAGGACCTGCAGGCCTGTCTTGAGACTCCAGAGAGAGTGGGGGCTTGTTTCCTGCAACGG AAGGAGAAGTTTCAGGTTTACGAGCGCTACTGCCAAAACAAGCCTCGCTCAGAGCTGCTGTGGAGGCAGTGCTCCGACTCGCCCTTCTTCCAG GAGTGTCAGAAGAAATTGGACCACAAACTTGGACTGGACTCGTACCTCCTGAAACCAGTCCAGCGTCTCACCAAGTACCAGCTGCTTCTCAAG GAGCTGCTGAAGCGCTGTCCGGAGACGCAGTACCACGCTGAACTGCAGGAAGCGCTGGACTCCATGCTGGAGTTGCTGAAGTCCGTCAACGACTCCATGCATCAGATCGCCATCACTGGCTATCAG GGTGACCTCAGCCAGCTGGGCCGCGTGGTGATGCAGGGGGGCTTCAGTGTGTGGATCAGCCACAAGAGGGCGGCAGTGAGGATGAAGGAGCTGGCCCGCTTCAAGCCCATGCAGAGGCACCTCTTCCTCTACGACCACGCGCTGCTCTTCTGCAAGCGCCGCGACGAGGACAATCGCGACAGGACGCCCTTCTACAGCTTCAAGTCCTGCCTCAGG ATGAGTTCGGTGGGAATCACCGAGAACGTGAAAGGAGACGTGAAGAAGTTCGAGGTCTGGTACAGTGGCCGAGAGGTGGTGTACATCGTCCAG GCTCCGACGGTCGAGGTGAAGGTGGCCTGGCTCGCTGGGATCAAGAAGGTCATCGCCAGCCAGCAGAAGCTTCTTCAAG ATGAGGCTCCCTCCCTGCAGCTCTCCGACAGCCTCCTCTCCGACAG ctccaccaccaccagccaCAAGTTCAAGGGGGAGGAGTCCGTACACACCAGCCCCGCCCACTCCGAGCCCGTGGTCCAGTCCCCGCGTCGCA GCTGGCCTCCCCCTGCTCACACTGTAGCCATCTGTGAGGGACTGGAAGACTGGGGGGCGACCGACCTGTCCACCCTGTCCgactcggaggaggaggagctgcccgCACCCCTG gttGCGGGCAGGTACCGGGTGCTGGTGGAGAGCAGCATGGCGAgcgctgatgacatcatcttcaACTGTGGTGATGTCATCCAGCTGCTGCACGAGGATTCCTCAGGACTGTG gatgGTGAAGAACATCAGCCGGGACGAGGAAGGACGGGTTTTGCCCGAGGACCTGCACAGGATCCTGGGAGAGACCTGCTGA
- the LOC128748214 gene encoding fibroblast growth factor 13-like isoform X2 produces the protein MSGKTRSKDDKDHGAKEPQLKGIVTRLSSRQGFQLQMQPDGTIDGTKDEDSTYAVFNLIPVGLRVVAIQGVQTKLYLAMNNEGFLYTSEHFTPECKFKESVFENYYVTYSSMLYRQQASGRAWYLGLNKEGAIMKGNHVKKNKAAAHFIPKPLKVAMYREPSLHDLTELSRSGSGTPTKSRSASAILNGGGKSPSNQDLS, from the exons ATGAGCGGGAAAACTAGAAGCAAGGACGACAAAGACCATGGCGCCAAAG AGCCGCAGCTAAAGGGCATCGTGACCCGGCTGTCCAGTCGCCAGGGCTTCCAGCTGCAGATGCAGCCCGACGGAACCATCGACGGGACCAAGGATGAAGACAGCACCTACG cTGTGTTCAACCTGATCCCGGTGGGGCTCCGAGTGGTGGCCATCCAGGGGGTCCAGACCAAGCTGTACCTGGCCATGAACAACGAAGGCTTCCTCTACACCTCT GAGCACTTCACCCCGGAGTGTAAATTCAAAGAGTCAGTGTTCGAGAACTACTACGTCACCTACTCCTCCATGTTGTACCGGCAGCAGGCCTCGGGCCGGGCCTGGTACCTGGGCCTGAACAAGGAGGGCGCCATCATGAAGGGCAACCATGTGAAGAAGAACAAGGCCGCAGCACACTTTATACCCAAGCCGCTCAAAG TGGCCATGTACCGGGAGCCGTCCCTCCACGACCTGACGGAGCTCTCGCGCTCAGGCAGCGGGACGCCCACCAAGAGTCGCAGCGCCTCGGCCATCCTGAACGGAGGCGGCAAGTCGCCCAGCAACCAGGACTTATCCTAG
- the LOC128748214 gene encoding fibroblast growth factor 13-like isoform X1 → MSRAAAIASSLIRQKRQAREREKANACRGSGSPSNSKGTNEKPSKLNVFSRVKLFGSRKKRKRRRPPEPQLKGIVTRLSSRQGFQLQMQPDGTIDGTKDEDSTYAVFNLIPVGLRVVAIQGVQTKLYLAMNNEGFLYTSEHFTPECKFKESVFENYYVTYSSMLYRQQASGRAWYLGLNKEGAIMKGNHVKKNKAAAHFIPKPLKVAMYREPSLHDLTELSRSGSGTPTKSRSASAILNGGGKSPSNQDLS, encoded by the exons ATGTCTCGGGCGGCGGCGATCGCGAGCTCGCTGATCCGGCAGAAGCGGCAGGCGCGCGAGCGGGAGAAGGCGAACGCCTGCCGCGGCAGCGGAAGTCCCAGCAACAGCAAAGGAACCAACGAGAAACCCAGCAAGCTGAACGTGTTCTCCCGGGTCAAACTGTTCGGAtcgaggaagaagaggaagagaaggcgGCCGCCAG AGCCGCAGCTAAAGGGCATCGTGACCCGGCTGTCCAGTCGCCAGGGCTTCCAGCTGCAGATGCAGCCCGACGGAACCATCGACGGGACCAAGGATGAAGACAGCACCTACG cTGTGTTCAACCTGATCCCGGTGGGGCTCCGAGTGGTGGCCATCCAGGGGGTCCAGACCAAGCTGTACCTGGCCATGAACAACGAAGGCTTCCTCTACACCTCT GAGCACTTCACCCCGGAGTGTAAATTCAAAGAGTCAGTGTTCGAGAACTACTACGTCACCTACTCCTCCATGTTGTACCGGCAGCAGGCCTCGGGCCGGGCCTGGTACCTGGGCCTGAACAAGGAGGGCGCCATCATGAAGGGCAACCATGTGAAGAAGAACAAGGCCGCAGCACACTTTATACCCAAGCCGCTCAAAG TGGCCATGTACCGGGAGCCGTCCCTCCACGACCTGACGGAGCTCTCGCGCTCAGGCAGCGGGACGCCCACCAAGAGTCGCAGCGCCTCGGCCATCCTGAACGGAGGCGGCAAGTCGCCCAGCAACCAGGACTTATCCTAG
- the f9b gene encoding coagulation factor IXb — protein MGSVCLLLVVGAMMLGASPSGADRPGPGPVFMSPPTAHSVLRRLRRFNSGLEEVLQKANLERECREEQCSMEEAREYFENDEKTMEFWAGYVDGDQCQPQPCQNGGACTDGVGSYVCWCKPNFDGKNCEIEVDKLCTVDNGGCSHFCEMVENRAVCQCASGYRLGADKKSCVPTEPFSCGVVGGPRVRSFLSPPSSNRSDLDFVDYNYDFNYNDYNVSQLYDYSLQSSGQNRSRRSVEATEVTKVVYWDDAGRVVDANQTNLGGAFYPTSATITAEENSDQRIVGGDEAKPGEIPWQVALMSYSESLQMNKPFCGGSLLSESWVITAAHCLVNAMQSKKDFFVRLGEHDFMSKDSAERDYQVAEQHIHHMYGKKSAFNHDIALLKLSSPAELSEQRRPVCLGPRDFTENILRSSTNALVSGWGRVKFQGPQASKLQKLEVPYVDRTSCKQRSRSPITHFMFCAGYLSQQKDSCQGDSGGPHATNFRGTWFLTGIVSWGEDCAKDGKYGVYTRVSRYFPWISQKTGIQING, from the exons ATGGGGAGCGTTTGtttgctgctggtggtgggtgCCATGATGCTGGGAGCGAGTCCGAGCGGAGCAGACCGGCCCGGTCCAG GTCCTGTGTTCATGTCTCCACCGACGGCGCACAGCGTGCTGCGGCGTCTGCGGCGCTTCAACAGCGGCCTGGAGGAAGTGCTGCAGAAGGCCAACCTGGAGCGAGAGTGTCGGGAAGAGCAGTGCTCCATGGAGGAGGCGCGGGAATACTTCGAGAACGACGAGAAAACC ATGGAGTTCTGGGCCGGATACGTGG ACGGCGACCAGTGCCAACCCCAGCCCTGCCAGAACGGAGGTGCGTGCACGGACGGCGTGGGCTCCTACGTCTGCTGGTGCAAGCCCAACTTCGATGGCAAGAACTGCGAGATCG AGGTGGACAAGCTGTGCACGGTGGACAACGGCGGCTGCTCCCACTTCTGTGAGATGGTGGAGAACCGCGCCGTGTGCCAGTGCGCCTCCGGCTACAGGCTGGGCGCCGACAAGAAGAGCTGCGTCCCGACAG AACCTTTCAGCTGCGGCGTGGTGGGGGGGCCTCGCGTCAGGTCCTTCCTGAGCCCGCCATCGTCCAACCGCTCCGACCTCGACTTCGTGGACTACAACTACGACTTCAACTACAACGACTACAACGTGTCGCAGCTGTACGACTACAGTCTCCAGTCCAGCGGGCAGAACCGCTCCCGGAGGTCAGTGGAGGCCACAGAGGTCACGAAGGTCGTGTACTGGGACGACGCCGGGAGGGTGGTGGACGCCAACCAGACCAACCTGGGCGGGGCCTTCTACCCCACCAGCGCCACCATCACCGCCGAGGAGAACAGCGACCAGAGGATCGTGGGAGGAGACGAGGCCAAGCCCGGAGAGATCCCCTGGCAG GTGGCGCTGATGtcctactctgagtctctgcagATGAACAAACCCTTCTGTGGCGGATCCCTGctcagcgagtcctgggtcatCACCGCCGCTCACTGCCTGGTCAACGCCATGCAGTCCAAAAAGGACTTCTTCGTCCGACTGG GGGAGCACGACTTCATGAGCAAAGACAGCGCGGAGCGCGACTACCAGGTGGCGGAGCAGCACATCCACCACATGTACGGCAAGAAGTCTGCCTTCAACCACGACATCGCGCTGCTGAAGCTGTCCAGCCCGGCGGAGCTGTCGGAGCAACGCCGGCCCGTCTGCCTGGGCCCCAGAGACTTCACCGAGAACATCCTCCGGTCCTCCACCAACGCCCTGGTGAGCGGCTGGGGTCGCGTCAAGTTCCAGGGCCCGCAGGCCAGCAAGCTCCAGAAGCTGGAAGTGCCCTACGTGGACCGCACCTCCTGCAAGCAGCGGAGCCGCAGCCCCATCACGCACTTCATGTTCTGCGCCGGCTACCTGAGCCAGCAGAAGGACTCCTGCCAGGGCGACAGCGGTGGGCCGCACGCCACCAACTTCCGTGGCACGTGGTTCCTGACCGGCATCGTGAGCTGGGGGGAGGACTGCGCCAAGGACGGCAAGTACGGCGTCTACACCCGAGTGTCTCGCTACTTCCCCTGGATCAGCCAGAAGACTGGGATCCAGATCAACGGCTGA